A section of the Vespa velutina chromosome 6, iVesVel2.1, whole genome shotgun sequence genome encodes:
- the LOC124950217 gene encoding thioredoxin-related transmembrane protein 1, with amino-acid sequence MSCAGMGRAFYIACFSLLLGVVSANNQRVAKESLVEQLDEENWDRMLHGEWMVEFYAPWCPACRSLEPIWEHLASWKENLNINVGKVDVTNSPGLSGRFMVTALPTIYHVIDGVFRQYKSPRDEDALIEFVSEKTWKKIDPIPSWKSPTSIHMSVLSQFFRLSQVLRGIHNNLTEDFGLPTWGSYLIFAIATIILGAILGIIIICLIDLIYPPKSIQLQGKKKQQDGSGAVVQEKSSGDDEIVENVKDDLVDEEGSESEEITETSSKEKDSKADTSSPNVRKRKPRKAD; translated from the exons ATGTCGTGCGCTGGGATGGGACGTGCCTTTTACATCGCatgtttttctctcctcttggGAGTTGTAAGTGCAAATAATCAACGAGTGGCAAAAGAATCTTTGGTAGAACAGCTCGATGAAGAAAATTGGGATCGTATGCTTCATGGGGAATGGATGGTGGAATT TTATGCTCCATGGTGTCCAGCTTGTAGATCTCTTGAGCCTATATGGGAACATCTAGCTTCTTGGAAAgaaaatctaaatataaatgttgGCAAAGTAGATGTAACTAATTCTCCAGGACTTAGTGGCCGCTTCATGGTTACAGCTTTGCCTACTATTTATCA tgtAATAGATGGTGTCTTCAGACAATACAAGAGTCCAAGAGATGAAGATGCACTTATTGAATTTGTATCAGAAAAAACTTGGAAGAAGATTGATCCTATACCCAGTTGGAAAAGTCCAACTTCTATTCATATGTCTGTTCTTAGTCAATTCTTTAGATTATCACAAGTATTAAGG gGTATTCATAATAATCTTACAGAAGATTTTGGATTGCCAACATGGGGAAGTTATTTGATCTTTGCTATTGCAACTATTATTCTAGGTGCTATATTGGGCATA atCATTATATGCCTTATTGACTTGATTTATCCACCTAAATCTATACAACttcaaggaaagaagaaacagcaGGATGGAAGCGGTGCAGTTGTGCAAGAAAAAAGTTCTGGAGATGATGAAATCgttgaaaatgtaaaagatgATTTAGTAGATGAAGAAGGTTCAGAATCGGAGGAAATAACTGAAACAAGCAGTAAAGAAAAGGATTCCAAAGCAGATACCAGCAGTCCGAATGTTCGTAAGCGTAAGCCACGTAAAGCTGACTAg
- the LOC124950216 gene encoding F-box only protein 28 isoform X1 yields MYLCKLWIYVKLLLELLNMLNIIDLPDIVLETVLSNLTYDEISRYRIVCKQFDRICKKLLNRGFNLMEKYHAQCLRAVKSQLPRRESERRSHPLARHCGILTAIETRISMLSMTFIKYVDLNLCCFIPGKVIDEIFRVLRLIRDSKTLPTPHEILQELRDISSMAMEHFDEKILPDLKHSTCTSVVSNVGSYELPSGSSIISHHTTSSNNTTLSHSYSTEKLNQTFKKIYSRTKRNKISVTFVKFEITKMKLRMRKQMIQMRVQNLKLQKQAKKIHDQDTQLAEMRKHLEEWKQKMGDLTAELSRAREEIQKPDSIDTCKRKHIDIINQRDFDSLQTKELKAKKRKLIVERKPSNDAKDVKFKKFISDLLAGNAVEGYPSTSH; encoded by the exons atgtatctatgt AAATTATGGATATATGTGAAACTTCTCTTGGAATTATTAAACATGTTGAACATAATTGATCTTCCTGATATTGTGCTGGAGACTGTTCTCTCTAACCTTACTTACGATGAAATTTCTAGATACAGAATC GTATGTAAACAATTTGATCGAATTTGTAAAAAACTACTAAATCGTGGTTTCAATCTTATGGAAAAATATCATGCACAATGTCTACGTGCAGTAAAAAGTCAATTACCACGTAGGGAATCTGAACGAAGAAGTCATCCCTTAGCACGTCATTGTGGAATATTAACAGCAATAGAGACAAGAATATCAATGTTATCAATGACGTTTATCAAATATGTGGACTTAAACTTATGTTGCTTCATTCCTGGAAAA GtaatcgatgaaatatttcgtGTTCTTCGTTTGATTCGTGATTCAAAGACTCTACCTACACCACATGAAATATTGCAAGAATTACGTGATATTAGTAGTATGGCTATGGAACACtttgatgaaaaaattttaccaGATTTAAAACATAGTACTTGTACATCTGTTGTTAGTAATGTGGGTTCTTATGAATTGCCTAGTGGAAGTTCAATAATTTCACATCATACTACAAGTTCAAATAATACTACATTATCGCATAGTTATAGTACAGAAAAATTAAACCAaacatttaagaaaatttatagtcgtactaaaagaaataaaatttctgtaacatttgtaaaatttgaaataactaaaatgaaattaagaaTGAGAAAACAAATGATTCAAATGCGAGTCCAAAATTTGAAACTTCAAAAGCAAGCAAAAAAGATTCATGATCAAGATACACAGTTGGCAGAAATGAGAAAGCATCTGGAAGaatggaaacaaaaaatggGTGATTTAACTGCTGAATTAAGTAGGGCAAGGGAAGAAATACAAAAGCCTGATTCTATAGACACttgcaaaagaaaacatattgatattatcaatCAACGTGACTTTGATTCTCTTCaaacaaaagaattaaaagctAAAAAGCGTAAATTAATTGTAGAAAGAAAACCTTCAAATGATGCAAAAGATGtcaaatttaaaaagtttatatcaGATCTTCTTGCAGGAAATGCAGTAGAGGGATACCCATCTACTTCACACTAA
- the LOC124950216 gene encoding F-box only protein 28 isoform X2: MLNIIDLPDIVLETVLSNLTYDEISRYRIVCKQFDRICKKLLNRGFNLMEKYHAQCLRAVKSQLPRRESERRSHPLARHCGILTAIETRISMLSMTFIKYVDLNLCCFIPGKVIDEIFRVLRLIRDSKTLPTPHEILQELRDISSMAMEHFDEKILPDLKHSTCTSVVSNVGSYELPSGSSIISHHTTSSNNTTLSHSYSTEKLNQTFKKIYSRTKRNKISVTFVKFEITKMKLRMRKQMIQMRVQNLKLQKQAKKIHDQDTQLAEMRKHLEEWKQKMGDLTAELSRAREEIQKPDSIDTCKRKHIDIINQRDFDSLQTKELKAKKRKLIVERKPSNDAKDVKFKKFISDLLAGNAVEGYPSTSH; encoded by the exons ATGTTGAACATAATTGATCTTCCTGATATTGTGCTGGAGACTGTTCTCTCTAACCTTACTTACGATGAAATTTCTAGATACAGAATC GTATGTAAACAATTTGATCGAATTTGTAAAAAACTACTAAATCGTGGTTTCAATCTTATGGAAAAATATCATGCACAATGTCTACGTGCAGTAAAAAGTCAATTACCACGTAGGGAATCTGAACGAAGAAGTCATCCCTTAGCACGTCATTGTGGAATATTAACAGCAATAGAGACAAGAATATCAATGTTATCAATGACGTTTATCAAATATGTGGACTTAAACTTATGTTGCTTCATTCCTGGAAAA GtaatcgatgaaatatttcgtGTTCTTCGTTTGATTCGTGATTCAAAGACTCTACCTACACCACATGAAATATTGCAAGAATTACGTGATATTAGTAGTATGGCTATGGAACACtttgatgaaaaaattttaccaGATTTAAAACATAGTACTTGTACATCTGTTGTTAGTAATGTGGGTTCTTATGAATTGCCTAGTGGAAGTTCAATAATTTCACATCATACTACAAGTTCAAATAATACTACATTATCGCATAGTTATAGTACAGAAAAATTAAACCAaacatttaagaaaatttatagtcgtactaaaagaaataaaatttctgtaacatttgtaaaatttgaaataactaaaatgaaattaagaaTGAGAAAACAAATGATTCAAATGCGAGTCCAAAATTTGAAACTTCAAAAGCAAGCAAAAAAGATTCATGATCAAGATACACAGTTGGCAGAAATGAGAAAGCATCTGGAAGaatggaaacaaaaaatggGTGATTTAACTGCTGAATTAAGTAGGGCAAGGGAAGAAATACAAAAGCCTGATTCTATAGACACttgcaaaagaaaacatattgatattatcaatCAACGTGACTTTGATTCTCTTCaaacaaaagaattaaaagctAAAAAGCGTAAATTAATTGTAGAAAGAAAACCTTCAAATGATGCAAAAGATGtcaaatttaaaaagtttatatcaGATCTTCTTGCAGGAAATGCAGTAGAGGGATACCCATCTACTTCACACTAA
- the LOC124950215 gene encoding cilia- and flagella-associated protein 91-like isoform X1, translating into MVAFLIDIFYLTYNINYRTMATYCKSIELITHKKCRHFQGSTAFQYFPTTQDKNIRYDTKILDTVLKNMKQQYCISTLQSKLFKNVETQTDYRESETQTLPWEPQYKIHPGHNPEVLTVTHLTWDHGLPAGMHEIEIINRTKMRRAWEMFLPPMDTEANIKIRRCITKALEEEQWAFRDAEIQYIMDLRLQLMEKLSHSKEYKHNENIQNRFKRLKNDLGMYRDEKIKVIRQNLKRDLRKLHKSHYDKKQLQKRDTIQSYINHASKLYRSQLNFEKYSPGQFRKMKKQSSRNDNIHHEKIKNIDTISTKLPSYKESKSKHVLPTELCIRQTRWTDDKLKTLYMDLKAMRLNIMPSETSTSMKKKYKIPILPSTPYRVQEYKDTLLDQAALCIQETIRGRATQCMMFEGRNRCRELIKELQFAYDIMNHNNEVKQIEKQEIIDIQHKERNRLLQEEFLCEILDSLEGATVCGILDHLSKELVRLKDERNAHIFALFAEKERLKREAAEAGRRQLERNRCRECNEMFRQIIKIDQDTVEIYLDDIIKEEIEEISYQNAEQHILQFFDHVDKISNNTIGNMTDFEEEEMVADMIYNFVLPEVGKFNARQQIKKKQQSYLQSAHAILYENSSDSLPVELINSEDAEKINKELLFQEDSDSEESV; encoded by the exons ATGGTtgcttttttaattgatatattttacttaacatataatataaattacagaACTATGGCTACATATTGTAAATCAATTGAACTTATAACTCATAAAAAATGTAGACATTTTCAAGGATCAACCGCATTTCAGTATTTTCCAACAACACaggataaaaatatacgttATGACACTAAAATATTGGACACtgttttgaaaaatatgaaacagCAATATTGCATATCAACACTGCAATCAAAGTTGTTTAAGAATGTAGAAACACAAACAGATTATAGAGAAAGTGAGACACAGACACTACCATGGGAACCTCAGTACAAAATACATCCAG gtCATAATCCAGAAGTACTGACAGTGACTCATTTAACTTGGGATCATGGATTACCAGCAGGAATgcatgaaattgaaattattaatagaacaAAAATGAGAAGGGCTTGGGAAATGTTTCTTCCACCAATGGACACAGAAgctaatattaaaatacgGAGATGTATAACAAAAGCTTTAGAAGAAGAGCAATGGGCATTTAGAGATGCA gaaatacaatatataatggaTCTGCGTCTTCAATTAATGGAAAAACTTTCACattcaaaagaatataaacataatgagAATATACAAAATCGCTTCAAACGTTTGAAAAATGACTTAGGAATGTATagagatgagaaaataaaagttattagaCAAAATTTAAAACGAGATTTGAGAAAATTGCATAAATCACATTATGATAAAAAGCAGCTTCAAAAAAGAGATACTATACAGTCATATATTAATCATGCTTCTAAATTGTATAGATcacaattaaattttgaaaaatattctccaggacaatttagaaaaatgaaaaagcagTCATcaagaaatgataatattcatCATGAAA aaataaaaaatattgatactaTATCAACTAAGTTACCAAGTTACAAAGAATCGAAATCAAAACATGTATTACCAACGGAATTATGTATCCGTCAAACAAGATGGActgatgataaattaaaaacattatacATGGATTTAAAAGCAATGAGGTTAAATATTATGCCCTCAGAGACGTCAAcatcaatgaaaaagaaatataaaattcctaTTTTACCATCTACACCATATAGAGTTCAGGAATACAAAGATACATTGTTAGATCAAGCAGCATTGTGTATCCAAGAAACAATTAGGGGTAGAGCAACTCAATGTATG ATGTTTGAAGGTAGAAATAGATGTAGAGAACTAATTAAAGAACTGCAATTTGCTTATGATATTatgaatcataataatgaagtaaagcaaatagaaaaacaagaaataattgatattcaaCATAAAGAACGTAATAGATTATTACAAGAAGAATTTTTGTGTGAAATTCTTGATTCTTTAGAAGGAGCAACTGTATGTGGAATATTAGATCATTTAAGTAAA gAATTGGTAAGATTGAAAGATGAACGCAATGCACATATATTTGCATTATTtgctgaaaaagaaagattaaaacgtGAAGCAGCAGAAGCTGGACGACGACAGTTAGAACGTAATCGTTGTAGGGAATGCAATGAAATGTTCcggcaaataataaaaatagatcaaGATAccgtagaaatttatttagatgatattataaaggaagaaattgaagaaatatcATATCAGAATGCTGAACAACATATCTTACAATTTTTTGATCATGTGgacaaaatttcaaataatacaaTAGGAAA TATGACGGattttgaagaagaagaaatggtaGCAGATATGATTTATAACTTTGTCTTACCAGAAGTAGGAAAATTTAATGCTCGACAacagattaaaaagaaacaacaaagcTATTTACAAAGTGCACACgcaatattatatgaaaattcatCAGATTCTCTACCTGTTGAACTTATAAACAGCGAAGATGcagaaaaaatcaataaagaattattattccaGGAAGATTCAGATTCAGAGGAAAGTGTATAA
- the LOC124950215 gene encoding cilia- and flagella-associated protein 91-like isoform X2: protein MATYCKSIELITHKKCRHFQGSTAFQYFPTTQDKNIRYDTKILDTVLKNMKQQYCISTLQSKLFKNVETQTDYRESETQTLPWEPQYKIHPGHNPEVLTVTHLTWDHGLPAGMHEIEIINRTKMRRAWEMFLPPMDTEANIKIRRCITKALEEEQWAFRDAEIQYIMDLRLQLMEKLSHSKEYKHNENIQNRFKRLKNDLGMYRDEKIKVIRQNLKRDLRKLHKSHYDKKQLQKRDTIQSYINHASKLYRSQLNFEKYSPGQFRKMKKQSSRNDNIHHEKIKNIDTISTKLPSYKESKSKHVLPTELCIRQTRWTDDKLKTLYMDLKAMRLNIMPSETSTSMKKKYKIPILPSTPYRVQEYKDTLLDQAALCIQETIRGRATQCMMFEGRNRCRELIKELQFAYDIMNHNNEVKQIEKQEIIDIQHKERNRLLQEEFLCEILDSLEGATVCGILDHLSKELVRLKDERNAHIFALFAEKERLKREAAEAGRRQLERNRCRECNEMFRQIIKIDQDTVEIYLDDIIKEEIEEISYQNAEQHILQFFDHVDKISNNTIGNMTDFEEEEMVADMIYNFVLPEVGKFNARQQIKKKQQSYLQSAHAILYENSSDSLPVELINSEDAEKINKELLFQEDSDSEESV, encoded by the exons ATGGCTACATATTGTAAATCAATTGAACTTATAACTCATAAAAAATGTAGACATTTTCAAGGATCAACCGCATTTCAGTATTTTCCAACAACACaggataaaaatatacgttATGACACTAAAATATTGGACACtgttttgaaaaatatgaaacagCAATATTGCATATCAACACTGCAATCAAAGTTGTTTAAGAATGTAGAAACACAAACAGATTATAGAGAAAGTGAGACACAGACACTACCATGGGAACCTCAGTACAAAATACATCCAG gtCATAATCCAGAAGTACTGACAGTGACTCATTTAACTTGGGATCATGGATTACCAGCAGGAATgcatgaaattgaaattattaatagaacaAAAATGAGAAGGGCTTGGGAAATGTTTCTTCCACCAATGGACACAGAAgctaatattaaaatacgGAGATGTATAACAAAAGCTTTAGAAGAAGAGCAATGGGCATTTAGAGATGCA gaaatacaatatataatggaTCTGCGTCTTCAATTAATGGAAAAACTTTCACattcaaaagaatataaacataatgagAATATACAAAATCGCTTCAAACGTTTGAAAAATGACTTAGGAATGTATagagatgagaaaataaaagttattagaCAAAATTTAAAACGAGATTTGAGAAAATTGCATAAATCACATTATGATAAAAAGCAGCTTCAAAAAAGAGATACTATACAGTCATATATTAATCATGCTTCTAAATTGTATAGATcacaattaaattttgaaaaatattctccaggacaatttagaaaaatgaaaaagcagTCATcaagaaatgataatattcatCATGAAA aaataaaaaatattgatactaTATCAACTAAGTTACCAAGTTACAAAGAATCGAAATCAAAACATGTATTACCAACGGAATTATGTATCCGTCAAACAAGATGGActgatgataaattaaaaacattatacATGGATTTAAAAGCAATGAGGTTAAATATTATGCCCTCAGAGACGTCAAcatcaatgaaaaagaaatataaaattcctaTTTTACCATCTACACCATATAGAGTTCAGGAATACAAAGATACATTGTTAGATCAAGCAGCATTGTGTATCCAAGAAACAATTAGGGGTAGAGCAACTCAATGTATG ATGTTTGAAGGTAGAAATAGATGTAGAGAACTAATTAAAGAACTGCAATTTGCTTATGATATTatgaatcataataatgaagtaaagcaaatagaaaaacaagaaataattgatattcaaCATAAAGAACGTAATAGATTATTACAAGAAGAATTTTTGTGTGAAATTCTTGATTCTTTAGAAGGAGCAACTGTATGTGGAATATTAGATCATTTAAGTAAA gAATTGGTAAGATTGAAAGATGAACGCAATGCACATATATTTGCATTATTtgctgaaaaagaaagattaaaacgtGAAGCAGCAGAAGCTGGACGACGACAGTTAGAACGTAATCGTTGTAGGGAATGCAATGAAATGTTCcggcaaataataaaaatagatcaaGATAccgtagaaatttatttagatgatattataaaggaagaaattgaagaaatatcATATCAGAATGCTGAACAACATATCTTACAATTTTTTGATCATGTGgacaaaatttcaaataatacaaTAGGAAA TATGACGGattttgaagaagaagaaatggtaGCAGATATGATTTATAACTTTGTCTTACCAGAAGTAGGAAAATTTAATGCTCGACAacagattaaaaagaaacaacaaagcTATTTACAAAGTGCACACgcaatattatatgaaaattcatCAGATTCTCTACCTGTTGAACTTATAAACAGCGAAGATGcagaaaaaatcaataaagaattattattccaGGAAGATTCAGATTCAGAGGAAAGTGTATAA
- the LOC124950214 gene encoding uncharacterized protein LOC124950214 isoform X2 gives MSVIIYNYKGLNAENTPGCYDYLKNQVPCLGGILALDGKTGNTLWIHWTVYGIFSIDCGLDITNDKINDCIASGEDGMLYAINGQNGLSIWKISNEELSSSEHSIIFHIYNAKFISDTDRDGIGDVIVTGTIQSDLSRSSRILIVSAKKGHILYTINTPNIELFSIPQTIVHPDGENIFVLTANNQMQSGALYIASSTNFMHGKLKLKELHHSSGKAALLPPVLADITMDGIADIVASMFDSTIIAYDGLTFDPIWNYTVPNSEILSSPIPGYYNDDEIPDFMVKHEIESEFPNYTMSMIIDGQTGQPLLEKPIKDTLNKQISGLSVTIDGFGNDWFLHWSSNCSHNEDFKGTYRFSKNKNFLSQTDLCKIIFNSTLTTNLLALSQHVGPPGITLYSSEEYKILELNNSVDIEKEIDKYLESYHIDSIDIDTPKIYKDYDKGIMLKHNRDENILEELNNYNQKIPEMTYENQEHFEGDNRFDTNFQLSNLENVDIENSFYRKNKWITNKNLGNIKEYDTLYDNNNSNNKGDDQIIDYSQMDELREQRRQVTNNDTTNRDSVINNSKHLFSSIVRKKRVKQSNYILNKSMNSNKQRQRSSGILLPSFVDSKEGNSVDLIFSTFGSLLSETSITLLREDLDCIYKKKILSKKNMHHRKNADIIIECLNERNDNYNLFEKTIKQNNINIALGQMTVYRMKLECVCPEDILPNQVCKTIASKQSWPEYLGLYGSGYFRPLHRNI, from the exons gTTTAAATGCAGAAAATACTCCAGGATGCTATGATTACCTTAAAAACCAAGTACCTTGTTTGGGTGGAATATTAGCATTAGATGGCAAAACAGGAAATACACTTTGGATTCATTGGACTGTTTATGGAATTTTCTCAATAGACTGTGGACTGGACAtaacaaatgataaaattaatgattgcATTGCTTCAGGAGAAGATGGAATGCTTTATGCAATTAATGGACAAAATGGATTGAGTATATGGAAAATATCAAACGAAGAACTATCATCATCTGAgcattcaataatttttcatatatacaatgcaaaatttatatctGATACTGATAGAGATGGCATTGGTGATGTTATTGTAACAGGCACTATTCAATCTGACTTATCACGTAGCAGCAGAATTCTTATTGTATCAGCAAAAAAAGGACATATTCTATATACCATTAATACCCCAAacatagaattattttctattccaCAGACAATTGTACATCCAGATggtgaaaatatatttgttttaactGCAAATAATCAAATGCAATCAGGTGCATTGTATATAGCATCTAGTACTAATTTTATGCATGGTAAATTG aaACTAAAGGAATTGCACCATAGCTCTGGAAAAGCAGCACTATTACCTCCTGTTTTGGCAGACATAACAATGGATGGAATTGCAGATATTGTTGCATCTATGTTTGACTCTACTATTATAGCTTATGATGGATTAACTTTTGATCCAATTTGGAATTATACTGTTCCTAATTCTGAAATATTAAGCAGTCCAATACCTGgttattataatgatgatgaaatTCCAGATTTTATGGTAAAACATGAAATAGAATCAGAATTTCCTAATTATACCATGTCTATGATCATTGATGGACAAACTGGACAACCTTTACTAGAGAAACCAATAAAAGAtactttaaataaacaaatatcagGCTTATCAGTTACTATTGATGGTTTTGGCAATGATTGGTTTTTACACTGGTCTAGTAATTGTTCACATAATGAAGATTTCAAAGGAACATATCGATtttcgaaaaacaaaaattttctgtCACAAActgatttatgtaaaataatatttaactcaACATTAACTACAAATTTATTAGCTTTGAGTCAACATGTTGGACCACCTGGTATAACTTTATACTCAtcagaagaatataaaatattagaactTAATAATTCTGTtgacatagaaaaagaaattgataaatatttagaatCATATCATATAGATTCAATAGACATTGATActccaaaaatatataaagattatgacAAAGGAATAATGCTTAAGCATAACAGAGATGAGAATATACttgaagaattaaataattacaatcaaaAGATTCCTGAAATGACATATGAAAATCAAGAACACTTTGAAGGAGATAACAGATTTGATACTAATTTTCAACTAAGTAACTTAGAAAATGTTGATATTgagaattctttttatcgtaaaaataaatggattacaaataaaaacttaggaaatataaaagaatatgatacattatatgataacaataacagtaataataaggGAGATGAtcaaattattgattattcgCAAATGGATGAGTTAAGAGAACAACGTAGACAAGTGACTAATAATGATACAACAAATAGAGATtccgtaataaataatagtaaacatttattttcgtcaatagttagaaaaaaaagagttaaacaatcaaattacatattaaataaatcaatgaattcTAATAAACAAAGACAACGATCCAGTGGTATATTATTACCTTCTTTTGTAGATTCAAAGGAAGGAAATTCTGTAGATTTGATTTTCTCAACTTTTGGTTCACTATTGTCAGAAACATCTATTACATTGTTACGAGAAGATTTAGattgtatatacaaaaaaaaaatattatctaaaaagAATATGCATCATAGAAAAAATgcagatattattatagaatgtTTGAATGAacgtaatgataattataatttatttgaaaaaacaataaaacaaaataatattaatattgcaCTTGGACAAATGACAGTATATAGAATGAAGTTAGAATGTGTTTGTCCTGAAGATATATTACCTAATCAAGTATGTAAGACCATTGCATCTAAGCAAAGTTGGCCAGAATATTTGGGATTATATGGCAGTGGATATTTTAGACCattacatagaaatatttaa